In one Thermanaerovibrio velox DSM 12556 genomic region, the following are encoded:
- the deoC gene encoding deoxyribose-phosphate aldolase, translated as MVELDRKELASKIEHAFLKPDAEIGVIERGCRAAEEAGIGAVVVQPCHVRAVSSLLESSPTKVVAVIGFPMGGTYTEAKVLEARMAVEEGADELDLVMNLSLFASGRYQEVQEDLEKVIQASHGRPVKVILETSLWDEGAIVKGCHIARDAGASFVKSSTGFFGGAEEWSVRLMRKTVGNRMGVKASGGIKDLSKMLAMLSAGADRIGTSSTFEILDQWDKRFKG; from the coding sequence GTGGTTGAGTTGGATCGCAAGGAGCTGGCTTCCAAGATAGAACACGCGTTCCTCAAGCCCGACGCGGAGATCGGCGTCATAGAGCGGGGCTGCAGGGCCGCCGAAGAGGCCGGAATAGGGGCGGTGGTGGTTCAGCCCTGTCACGTAAGGGCCGTGTCCTCGCTGCTTGAGTCCTCCCCCACGAAGGTGGTGGCGGTCATCGGCTTCCCCATGGGGGGCACCTACACGGAGGCCAAGGTGCTGGAGGCTAGGATGGCGGTGGAGGAAGGGGCGGACGAGCTGGACCTGGTGATGAACCTGAGCCTCTTCGCCTCCGGCAGGTACCAAGAGGTTCAGGAGGATCTGGAGAAGGTTATTCAGGCGTCCCACGGAAGGCCCGTCAAGGTCATCCTCGAGACCTCCTTGTGGGACGAGGGGGCCATAGTTAAGGGCTGCCACATCGCCAGGGACGCGGGGGCCTCGTTCGTCAAGAGCTCCACCGGCTTCTTCGGGGGCGCCGAGGAGTGGTCCGTGCGGCTCATGAGGAAGACCGTAGGCAACCGCATGGGGGTCAAGGCCTCGGGAGGCATAAAGGACCTGAGCAAGATGCTGGCCATGCTCTCCGCCGGGGCAGACCGCATAGGCACCAGTTCCACCTTCGAGATACTGGACCAGTGGGATAAGCGGTTCAAGGGCTGA